A window of Streptomyces sp. SAI-127 contains these coding sequences:
- a CDS encoding NAD(P)-binding domain-containing protein, with translation MTSIGILGAGRVGTHLAGKLSAAGHHVTLGVRNPEDTAARTAGPAPRIALADQRTTARTADIVINATPGDSSLDRLTDLRTDLAGKILIDVSNATRDDSDGLPGDLCYPGSSLAEKLQAALPDTHVVKTLNTMLFTVMTAPETLATPPTAYLSGDDEHAKKTVTGLLGDLGWQPERIEDLGDITTARATEAMILVVPHVLRRHGFKPFAVSLAR, from the coding sequence ATGACCAGCATCGGCATCCTGGGCGCCGGCCGCGTCGGCACCCACCTCGCCGGCAAGCTCTCCGCAGCCGGACACCATGTCACCCTCGGTGTCCGGAACCCCGAAGACACCGCCGCCCGCACCGCCGGTCCCGCCCCGCGGATCGCCCTCGCCGACCAGCGCACCACCGCCCGCACCGCGGACATCGTGATCAACGCGACGCCCGGCGACAGCTCCCTGGACCGCCTCACCGACCTGCGCACCGACCTCGCCGGCAAGATCCTCATCGACGTCTCCAACGCCACCCGCGACGACAGTGACGGCCTGCCCGGCGACCTGTGCTATCCCGGCAGCAGCCTCGCCGAGAAGCTCCAGGCAGCGCTCCCCGACACCCATGTGGTCAAGACCCTCAACACCATGCTTTTCACGGTCATGACCGCTCCGGAAACCCTGGCCACCCCACCGACCGCCTACCTCTCGGGCGACGACGAACACGCGAAGAAGACCGTCACCGGCCTGCTCGGCGACCTGGGCTGGCAGCCCGAACGGATCGAGGACCTCGGCGACATCACCACGGCCCGCGCCACCGAGGCCATGATCCTGGTCGTACCGCACGTTCTGCGCCGACACGGCTTCAAGCCCTTCGCGGTCTCCCTCGCCCGCTGA
- a CDS encoding VOC family protein, with protein MPATGPDFISFQVRDLDASQAFYEQYLGLVRSPAGPPHAVVFETKPIAFALRTVIPGTDLASVAQPGIGVAIWLHATDVQAIHDALVADGHTIISAPIDGPFGRTFTFADPDGYQVTLHDRA; from the coding sequence ATGCCCGCCACCGGCCCCGACTTCATTTCGTTCCAGGTACGCGACCTCGACGCTTCGCAGGCGTTCTACGAGCAGTACCTGGGCCTCGTCCGCTCGCCGGCCGGACCTCCGCACGCCGTCGTCTTCGAGACGAAGCCGATCGCGTTCGCGCTGCGCACTGTCATTCCCGGCACCGATCTCGCATCCGTCGCTCAGCCTGGCATCGGTGTCGCGATCTGGCTCCACGCCACGGACGTCCAGGCCATCCACGATGCTCTCGTCGCCGACGGTCACACCATCATCTCCGCACCGATCGACGGCCCCTTCGGTCGGACCTTCACCTTCGCCGACCCCGACGGCTACCAGGTCACGCTCCACGACCGCGCCTGA
- a CDS encoding MarR family transcriptional regulator — MSQEGVGVDLETSLGYLLKEASSALRAAMEEVLRPLGMSVTHYSCLELLAQRPGLSNSELARGAFVTRQTMNVLLQTLERDGYVTRPAEAPVGKVLPTRLTPRGRRSLEKASAAVRSVEARMLAGLTETEQSEAFRNLQSMIHSLRGDNQGA; from the coding sequence ATGAGTCAAGAAGGTGTGGGCGTCGACCTGGAGACGTCACTGGGCTACCTGCTCAAAGAAGCGTCGAGCGCCCTCCGCGCGGCCATGGAGGAAGTGCTGCGGCCGCTCGGGATGAGCGTGACGCACTACTCCTGCCTCGAGCTGCTGGCGCAACGACCGGGCTTGTCGAACTCCGAGCTCGCGCGGGGCGCGTTCGTGACGCGGCAGACGATGAACGTGCTGCTCCAGACCCTGGAACGAGACGGCTACGTGACCAGGCCTGCGGAGGCGCCCGTCGGGAAGGTGCTTCCCACGCGGCTCACGCCTCGCGGCCGACGAAGCCTCGAGAAGGCGAGCGCAGCCGTCCGGTCCGTCGAGGCCAGAATGCTGGCCGGCCTGACCGAGACCGAGCAGTCAGAGGCGTTCCGGAACCTGCAGAGCATGATCCATTCCCTGCGCGGTGACAACCAGGGCGCATAA
- a CDS encoding nuclease, whose amino-acid sequence MPYTRIQGEFRIVGTSPDGDTVRFYPDDPAVWDTIPGPVPIQIRGPGGANLRLEGIDALETHFDPPFVGGGVLHQPKAQAEGAAAELLRLLGFDPVQRTPSGKVKAPTNPAAVRGYVLTRGGDRLGRCVAFTGPGAGPDADADGNVFFTPAMLHETVNHKLLAKGFVYPTFYRSLFPDLRNDMTATVHKAQADGEGLWPLDKTQKPTVVVGPPEVSKDVILPKFYRRLGEYVLLNDGDPDLGGFVVFLRRKADTFTILSTGHTSTGLDLIIEVNDSKVRWTHDIEDIVFDN is encoded by the coding sequence ATGCCGTACACCCGCATCCAAGGCGAATTCCGGATCGTGGGGACGAGCCCCGACGGGGACACGGTCCGGTTCTACCCGGACGACCCGGCGGTGTGGGACACGATCCCCGGCCCGGTTCCCATTCAGATCCGCGGCCCCGGCGGAGCCAATCTGCGCCTGGAGGGCATCGACGCCCTGGAGACGCACTTCGATCCCCCCTTCGTCGGCGGGGGCGTGCTGCACCAGCCCAAAGCGCAGGCCGAAGGGGCGGCCGCCGAACTGCTGCGCCTCCTCGGGTTCGACCCCGTACAGCGCACTCCGAGCGGGAAGGTCAAGGCCCCCACCAACCCCGCCGCCGTCCGCGGATACGTCCTGACCCGCGGCGGTGACCGGCTCGGCCGCTGCGTCGCCTTCACCGGGCCCGGAGCAGGACCCGACGCCGATGCGGACGGCAACGTCTTCTTCACGCCGGCCATGCTGCACGAGACCGTCAACCACAAGCTGCTCGCCAAGGGCTTCGTCTACCCGACCTTCTACCGGTCCCTCTTCCCCGACCTGCGCAACGACATGACCGCGACCGTGCACAAGGCCCAGGCCGACGGCGAGGGTCTGTGGCCGCTCGACAAGACTCAGAAGCCCACGGTGGTCGTGGGCCCTCCGGAGGTCAGCAAGGACGTCATCCTGCCCAAGTTCTACCGGCGGCTCGGCGAGTACGTGCTGCTGAACGACGGAGACCCCGACCTCGGCGGTTTCGTGGTGTTCCTGCGTCGCAAGGCCGACACGTTCACCATCCTTTCCACCGGGCACACCAGCACCGGCCTTGACCTCATCATCGAGGTCAACGACAGCAAGGTCCGCTGGACCCACGACATCGAAGACATCGTCTTCGACAACTGA
- a CDS encoding translation initiation factor IF-2, with translation MRRLLLLAPLLLLTAGCGVAQSSEDEATDAAREVARKAGERLYGQRPRTAEEVGRSASGIEGVEVLRVTGTSTHDGDGIDVVVRTSGSAYSGWLDAEEVAVRRCFAVRVSPKSEWREDPRDVDCPDGPPMAFAPPPEPPRLPYEELRAKLPRVPEGGRADEAEVRRTLAALDLHPEIRTEVKAAGGRVGILLWVKGNGFDAQDCLLARVGPGATEVWVPPRIQRMPGEGGCTVGNALDPIPSPH, from the coding sequence ATGCGCCGACTGCTGCTGCTCGCCCCGCTGTTGCTGCTCACCGCCGGCTGCGGGGTGGCGCAGTCCTCCGAGGACGAGGCCACGGACGCCGCACGGGAGGTGGCCCGGAAGGCGGGCGAGCGGCTATACGGCCAGCGTCCGCGCACGGCGGAGGAGGTCGGGCGCTCCGCCTCCGGCATCGAGGGGGTGGAGGTACTGCGGGTGACGGGTACCTCGACACACGACGGGGACGGCATCGACGTGGTCGTTCGCACGTCCGGCTCGGCGTACAGCGGATGGCTCGACGCCGAGGAGGTTGCCGTGCGGCGCTGTTTCGCGGTGCGGGTGTCGCCCAAGTCGGAGTGGCGTGAGGATCCCCGTGACGTGGACTGCCCGGATGGCCCTCCGATGGCCTTCGCTCCGCCACCCGAACCGCCCCGGCTGCCGTACGAGGAGCTCCGCGCGAAACTTCCCCGGGTGCCGGAAGGCGGCCGGGCGGACGAGGCCGAGGTGCGCCGTACGCTCGCCGCCCTGGATTTACACCCGGAGATCCGTACCGAGGTGAAGGCAGCCGGCGGCCGGGTCGGCATTCTCCTGTGGGTAAAGGGCAACGGCTTCGACGCACAGGACTGCCTGCTTGCCCGCGTGGGCCCCGGCGCCACCGAGGTATGGGTGCCGCCCCGGATCCAGCGGATGCCCGGAGAGGGCGGCTGCACCGTCGGCAACGCCCTGGACCCGATCCCGTCACCGCACTGA
- a CDS encoding chloride channel protein, with product MNSASRPVEPDVETPPAAAPDPLSLVRSRGYVVLLLIAAVVGVPISAAAFGFLALVNKLQTLTYTDLPQALGFHSTPSWWPVPLLAVAGLLVGPIVRYLPGNGGHEPALGFVASGPTPTVNLPGVALAALASLGLGAVIGPEAPLIALGSGLAVAALRLTRKSFPKQATAVVGASGSFASISTLLGSPLLGAFLLMEMSGLGGAMLGVVLLPGLLASGIGALIFTGLDSWTGLGTYSLTLPDVPHAAAPDAAEFGWALLIGVAAALLGVGIRWLALGLLKLVEPRRLMATVLAGVVVGLIALLYAEWTGHPASGVLYSGQSGLGPLLTANAQYSAGALVVLVACKAVAYCVSMSAFRGGPVFPAMFVGAAGGIALSHLPGLGVTAGLAMGVGAMSAAMLKLPMTSLLLATLLLGRDGLTVMPLVIVAVVVSYVLTLRLTPPPTAAAATKQDTAGPSGG from the coding sequence GTGAACTCTGCGAGCCGTCCGGTCGAGCCTGACGTGGAAACGCCCCCAGCTGCCGCCCCGGACCCGCTCTCACTCGTCCGCAGCCGCGGATACGTGGTTCTCCTCCTGATCGCGGCGGTTGTCGGCGTCCCGATCTCGGCGGCGGCCTTCGGTTTTCTCGCACTCGTCAACAAGCTCCAGACGCTCACCTACACAGACCTGCCCCAGGCCCTGGGTTTCCACAGCACGCCCAGCTGGTGGCCGGTGCCGCTGTTGGCCGTGGCCGGGCTCCTTGTCGGACCGATCGTCCGATACCTCCCCGGCAACGGTGGCCACGAGCCGGCCCTCGGGTTCGTGGCCTCGGGCCCGACCCCCACAGTCAATCTGCCCGGCGTGGCGCTCGCCGCGCTGGCCTCGCTCGGCCTCGGGGCGGTCATCGGGCCCGAGGCCCCGCTCATCGCCCTGGGCAGCGGTCTCGCCGTAGCCGCGCTGCGGCTGACGCGGAAGTCGTTCCCGAAGCAGGCGACCGCCGTCGTGGGAGCCTCCGGGAGCTTCGCCTCGATCAGCACCCTGCTCGGCTCACCGCTGCTCGGAGCCTTCCTGCTCATGGAAATGTCCGGCTTGGGTGGAGCGATGCTCGGCGTCGTCCTGCTACCCGGACTGCTCGCTTCCGGCATCGGCGCGCTCATCTTCACCGGCCTGGACTCGTGGACCGGCCTGGGCACCTACTCGCTGACGCTGCCGGACGTCCCCCATGCCGCCGCGCCGGATGCCGCCGAGTTCGGCTGGGCACTCCTGATCGGGGTAGCGGCGGCTCTGCTCGGCGTCGGAATCCGGTGGCTCGCCCTCGGCCTGCTGAAACTGGTCGAACCGCGACGGCTGATGGCCACCGTACTCGCGGGCGTCGTCGTGGGGCTGATCGCCCTGCTCTACGCGGAGTGGACCGGCCACCCGGCATCGGGAGTCCTGTACTCGGGACAGAGCGGCCTCGGTCCCCTTCTCACTGCGAACGCACAGTATTCGGCAGGCGCCCTTGTGGTGCTCGTCGCCTGCAAGGCGGTGGCCTACTGCGTGTCAATGTCAGCTTTCCGTGGTGGCCCGGTGTTCCCCGCCATGTTCGTCGGCGCAGCCGGCGGCATCGCGCTCTCCCACCTGCCCGGACTCGGCGTGACCGCGGGGCTCGCGATGGGCGTGGGTGCAATGTCGGCGGCGATGCTCAAGTTGCCCATGACCTCTTTGTTGCTGGCCACTCTGCTTCTGGGGCGAGATGGGCTCACTGTCATGCCGTTGGTGATCGTGGCGGTCGTGGTCTCCTACGTCCTCACCCTCAGGTTGACCCCACCGCCGACCGCCGCAGCCGCCACCAAGCAGGACACGGCCGGGCCTTCGGGCGGCTGA
- a CDS encoding DUF2254 domain-containing protein, with translation MRSMMSWASVFRLRQYVKASLWIAPLFGMALGVVLAELAIAADGVDWPPSGWRYSATTASGVLSAIVGAMVALLGFVVTIGVLVIQQATGALSPRYMRLWYRDRLQKTVLATFTGTFAFAFSLLRSIESNSVPDFGVTLAGAAVAVSLLLLLVYLNRFTHNLRPVAIADLVGRMGEGVFARGAMAVRASAPHGGEPVTAHGPVTPIRSPHGGAIQAFDLAGLVAAGVSYDCTFVVPHLIGDYVRPGAVLVEVHGGTSAPDPRHVTGLIALGAERTIEQDPAFALRILVDIAIRALSPAVNDPTTAVQVLNHIESFLTVIGSARLRDRYVMTDDRGRPRLVLHGRDWEDYLQLAVSEIRDYGATSTQICRRLRALLDGLLESLPAVQHPAVKTELKLLLQSVERAFPDPDRRAVAQWADSQGIGGRSRPHG, from the coding sequence ATGCGCAGCATGATGTCCTGGGCCTCCGTATTCCGGCTGCGACAATACGTGAAAGCCAGCTTGTGGATCGCGCCGCTGTTCGGAATGGCACTGGGAGTCGTCCTCGCCGAATTGGCCATTGCCGCCGACGGGGTGGACTGGCCGCCGAGCGGCTGGCGTTACTCCGCGACCACCGCGAGTGGCGTGCTCAGTGCCATCGTCGGGGCGATGGTGGCCCTGCTCGGTTTCGTCGTGACGATCGGTGTGCTCGTCATCCAGCAGGCGACCGGAGCACTGTCCCCGCGGTATATGCGCCTCTGGTACAGAGACCGGCTGCAGAAAACCGTCCTTGCCACCTTCACCGGGACATTCGCCTTCGCTTTCTCCCTGCTGCGCAGCATCGAGTCGAACTCGGTACCGGACTTCGGGGTCACCCTCGCCGGCGCGGCCGTGGCCGTCAGCCTGCTGCTCCTGCTCGTCTACCTCAATCGCTTCACGCACAACCTCAGGCCGGTGGCCATCGCCGACCTCGTCGGGCGCATGGGAGAAGGTGTCTTCGCCCGCGGAGCCATGGCAGTCCGCGCTTCCGCGCCGCACGGCGGTGAACCCGTGACGGCGCACGGACCGGTGACGCCCATCCGCTCTCCCCACGGCGGGGCCATCCAGGCATTCGACCTGGCTGGACTGGTGGCCGCCGGCGTGAGCTACGACTGCACGTTCGTCGTGCCCCACCTCATCGGGGACTACGTCCGTCCCGGCGCCGTCCTCGTCGAGGTCCACGGCGGTACATCCGCGCCCGATCCCCGGCACGTCACCGGTCTCATCGCCCTGGGCGCCGAACGGACCATCGAACAGGACCCCGCCTTCGCCCTGCGGATCCTCGTGGACATCGCCATCCGTGCCCTCTCCCCGGCAGTCAACGACCCCACGACAGCCGTTCAGGTGCTCAACCACATCGAGTCGTTCCTCACCGTGATCGGCAGTGCGCGACTTCGGGACCGCTACGTGATGACCGACGACCGTGGCCGACCTCGTCTCGTCCTGCACGGACGCGACTGGGAGGACTACCTGCAACTCGCCGTCTCCGAGATCCGCGACTACGGGGCGACCTCCACGCAGATCTGCCGACGCCTGCGCGCCCTGCTCGACGGCCTCCTCGAAAGTCTCCCGGCGGTGCAACATCCAGCGGTGAAAACGGAGTTGAAGCTACTGCTCCAGTCGGTGGAGCGGGCATTCCCGGACCCGGACCGCCGAGCCGTCGCACAGTGGGCCGACAGTCAGGGCATCGGGGGCCGGTCCCGTCCTCACGGGTAG
- a CDS encoding glycoside hydrolase family 15 protein, which translates to MNESPLIENHGLIGDLQTAALVTTDGTIDWFCCPRFDSPSVFGALLDWEKGGHFTVRPAGTTFATKQLYFPDTAILVTRFMTESGTGEVVDFMPVTGSVATDRHRLVRMLRCVRGSMTFEGDIAPRFNYGRAPHELRITEQGAVFASEGLELAVHAVREPEDERLLNLLSGDRDLHFTLRLRAGQQRGVVLESSPDGPPHEIRVAEFQQLYEETIRFWRSWLAQSRYSGRWREAVERSAVTLKLMTYAPSGALVAAPTAGLPEQLGGERNWDYRFTWIRDASFSVYALLGLGFKEEASAFISWLRDRVREEVQGDADTGPLNIMYRVDGSSDLVEETLEHWAGYEGSAPVRIGNGAASQMQLDIYGEALDSIYFAHQHGIQLDTKGWTALHTLLDWLVDHWDQPGEGLWETRGGRKDFTYGRVMSWVAFDRALRLSSASGRPAARGRWTTERDRVYEQVLAQGWDPKREAFVQHYGSNVLDSSLLRMPTVGFITPDDPMWTSTLEAMDRELVSDSLVYRYDPEASPDGLRGSEGTFSLCTFMYVDALARAGRIDQARLVLEKMLTYANHLGLYSEEIDLTGRQLGNFPQAFTHLAFIDAAITLDAHLNRAREGGR; encoded by the coding sequence ATGAATGAATCCCCGTTGATCGAAAACCACGGCCTGATCGGTGATCTGCAGACGGCGGCTCTGGTGACCACCGACGGCACCATCGACTGGTTCTGCTGTCCGCGATTCGATTCGCCCAGTGTGTTCGGCGCTCTGCTGGACTGGGAAAAAGGCGGGCACTTCACTGTGCGGCCTGCCGGCACGACGTTCGCGACGAAGCAGTTGTACTTTCCCGATACGGCCATTCTCGTCACCCGCTTCATGACGGAGTCCGGCACGGGCGAAGTGGTCGATTTCATGCCGGTGACCGGATCCGTCGCAACCGACCGCCATCGCCTCGTCCGCATGCTGCGGTGTGTGCGTGGCAGCATGACATTCGAGGGGGACATCGCCCCCCGGTTCAACTACGGCCGCGCGCCGCACGAACTGCGCATCACGGAGCAGGGCGCGGTGTTCGCCTCGGAAGGACTGGAACTGGCGGTGCACGCCGTCCGCGAGCCGGAGGACGAGCGGCTGCTGAACCTGTTGTCGGGAGACAGGGACCTCCACTTCACTCTGCGCCTGCGGGCCGGACAGCAGCGCGGGGTCGTCCTGGAGTCGTCGCCCGACGGGCCGCCCCATGAAATCCGTGTCGCGGAGTTCCAGCAGCTCTACGAGGAGACGATCCGCTTCTGGCGGTCATGGCTCGCCCAGTCCCGTTACTCGGGCCGGTGGCGCGAAGCCGTGGAACGCTCGGCCGTGACGCTGAAGCTCATGACCTATGCGCCGAGCGGGGCCCTGGTCGCGGCCCCCACGGCGGGCCTGCCGGAGCAGCTGGGCGGCGAGCGCAACTGGGACTACCGGTTCACCTGGATCCGGGATGCCTCCTTCTCGGTCTATGCCCTCCTGGGCCTGGGTTTCAAGGAGGAGGCGTCGGCGTTCATCAGCTGGCTGCGCGATCGCGTGCGGGAAGAGGTCCAAGGCGACGCCGACACGGGACCCCTGAACATCATGTACCGGGTCGACGGCTCCTCCGACCTGGTGGAGGAGACTCTGGAGCACTGGGCGGGGTACGAGGGCTCCGCCCCCGTGCGCATCGGCAACGGGGCCGCGAGCCAGATGCAGTTGGACATCTACGGCGAGGCCCTGGACAGCATCTACTTCGCGCACCAGCACGGAATCCAGCTCGACACCAAGGGCTGGACCGCACTGCACACACTCCTCGACTGGCTGGTCGACCACTGGGACCAGCCCGGCGAGGGACTGTGGGAGACCCGCGGAGGCCGCAAGGACTTCACCTACGGCCGGGTGATGTCCTGGGTCGCCTTCGACCGTGCCCTGCGGCTCTCCTCCGCGAGCGGCCGACCGGCAGCCCGTGGACGCTGGACGACCGAACGGGACCGTGTCTACGAACAGGTACTGGCTCAGGGGTGGGATCCGAAGCGCGAGGCGTTCGTGCAGCACTACGGCAGCAATGTCCTGGACTCGTCGCTGCTGCGGATGCCGACGGTGGGCTTCATCACCCCGGACGACCCGATGTGGACGTCCACGCTGGAGGCGATGGACCGCGAACTGGTCAGCGACAGCCTGGTCTACCGCTACGACCCCGAAGCGTCGCCCGACGGACTGCGCGGGTCCGAAGGGACCTTCTCCCTGTGCACCTTCATGTACGTCGATGCCCTGGCACGGGCCGGACGGATCGATCAGGCCAGGCTCGTACTGGAGAAGATGCTCACGTACGCCAATCACCTGGGCCTTTACTCCGAAGAGATCGACCTGACAGGGCGACAGCTCGGGAATTTCCCGCAAGCTTTCACGCACCTCGCGTTCATCGATGCGGCCATCACCCTGGACGCGCATCTGAACCGGGCACGTGAGGGCGGGAGGTAG
- a CDS encoding cation:proton antiporter: MTDDEILLGLALTVVLATGSQVLASKLRIPALIVLLPAGFTAGALTDVVHPDKLMGANFSSLVSLAVAVILYDAGLGLNLRNLTGRTRWIVGRLLLFGVLVTFLVTGAVAPAMFDMPLRVAAMLGMILVVSGPTVVGPLLDYVRPNDKVRRILIWEGTLTDPIGGILGALTFHAIASSHQVDIGRGYQLGQFGISLAVGLVGGAVGAALLWWTLRVLRLGETLGTLAQLATVIAVSAGCDIVRDDTGLIAAIVTGLAVTNLRGFDMPARRPFFETLVQLIIGLLFVSISTTVTPSSLVPVLLPALVLIAILVLVVRPLVAFAATAHSGLTQGERAFIGWMAPRGIVAAATASAFAASLVDRGESGAAKILPVTFLVIVGTVLVYALTASPVARRLAVVKPSGTRILLVGGEPWVVDMGRSLRTAGLDVLMWAGLDEERQRIKEAGIQLARGDLLATATNPGARLEGVTAVFLATDDDDFNALASVVMQDNVEGPVYRVGPPHESHGVVAPYTGGAILFGSSLVRHALAARYEAGARFLVQSASTPVPADHDTLFVVRADRRLEPVTGDEPVTPQEGDSVVLLGSAPFAR, translated from the coding sequence GTGACCGACGACGAGATCCTGCTCGGACTCGCGCTGACCGTGGTACTCGCCACCGGCTCACAGGTCCTGGCCAGCAAGCTGCGCATTCCCGCCCTGATCGTGCTGCTGCCCGCCGGATTCACCGCCGGCGCCCTCACCGATGTCGTCCACCCCGACAAGCTGATGGGGGCGAACTTCTCCAGCCTGGTGTCCCTGGCCGTGGCGGTGATCCTCTACGACGCCGGTCTGGGCCTCAACCTGCGCAACCTGACCGGCCGGACGCGATGGATCGTGGGCAGACTGCTGCTGTTCGGGGTGCTGGTGACCTTCCTCGTCACCGGCGCGGTGGCACCTGCCATGTTCGACATGCCGCTCCGGGTGGCCGCGATGCTCGGCATGATCCTTGTCGTCTCGGGACCGACGGTCGTCGGCCCACTGCTCGACTATGTGCGGCCCAACGACAAGGTTCGCCGCATCCTCATCTGGGAAGGAACACTGACCGACCCGATCGGCGGCATTCTCGGCGCTCTGACCTTCCACGCCATCGCGTCGTCCCACCAGGTCGACATCGGCCGCGGCTACCAGCTGGGCCAGTTCGGCATCAGCCTTGCCGTCGGTCTGGTCGGCGGGGCGGTGGGAGCGGCGCTGCTGTGGTGGACGCTGCGCGTCCTGCGGCTCGGGGAGACGCTGGGCACTCTGGCGCAGCTCGCGACCGTCATCGCCGTTTCCGCCGGTTGTGACATCGTCCGGGACGACACGGGACTCATCGCCGCGATCGTCACGGGACTGGCCGTCACCAACCTCCGCGGCTTCGACATGCCTGCTCGCCGCCCCTTCTTCGAGACCCTGGTCCAGCTGATCATCGGCTTGCTGTTCGTCTCCATCTCCACGACCGTCACCCCGTCCTCCCTGGTCCCCGTACTGCTCCCCGCCCTCGTCCTCATCGCGATCCTTGTCCTGGTGGTGCGTCCCCTTGTCGCCTTCGCCGCGACGGCACATTCGGGCCTGACCCAGGGAGAACGGGCCTTCATCGGGTGGATGGCTCCGCGCGGCATCGTCGCCGCTGCCACGGCGTCGGCGTTCGCCGCCAGCCTCGTCGACCGGGGGGAGAGCGGCGCCGCCAAGATCCTCCCGGTCACCTTCCTGGTGATCGTGGGAACCGTCCTGGTGTACGCGCTGACCGCGTCTCCGGTGGCCCGGCGGCTGGCCGTCGTCAAGCCGTCCGGCACTCGCATCCTCCTGGTGGGAGGCGAGCCGTGGGTGGTCGACATGGGGCGGTCCCTGCGCACCGCCGGACTCGACGTGCTGATGTGGGCGGGGCTCGACGAGGAACGGCAAAGAATCAAGGAGGCGGGGATCCAGTTGGCCAGGGGCGATCTGCTGGCCACGGCCACCAACCCCGGGGCACGGCTGGAAGGGGTGACAGCTGTGTTCCTGGCCACCGACGACGACGATTTCAACGCCCTTGCCTCGGTCGTGATGCAGGACAATGTCGAGGGCCCCGTCTACCGGGTCGGCCCGCCCCACGAAAGCCACGGCGTCGTCGCTCCCTACACCGGCGGCGCCATCCTCTTCGGCAGTTCGCTCGTCCGGCACGCCCTGGCAGCGCGCTACGAGGCGGGAGCCCGCTTCCTCGTCCAGTCCGCCTCCACCCCTGTGCCCGCCGACCACGACACGCTCTTCGTAGTGCGGGCCGACCGGCGACTCGAACCGGTCACTGGCGACGAGCCGGTCACTCCGCAGGAAGGCGACAGCGTCGTCCTGCTCGGCTCGGCCCCTTTTGCGCGGTGA